The DNA segment ATAGGATCTGATTCAGGATATGATTGGGAGTTTGTTGGTGATGAAGGTTGTTGATCAGAGACAAGTTGTTCAGAAACAACTTGTTCAGGAGTGGTTTGAGTTTGTGGTTGGGTTTCTGGTTGAGGTTGTTCAGAGACAaattgttcaggaacagtttgcttaGAGGTGGGAATGGTttcaagttgttgttgttgggagTCTTCTGGAGTAACTTCTtttgaagctacttcagaggctttttgtgatTCAGTATTGGTTTCAGGTTGAATCACATTTAAAGGTTGGATATTTGATGGTTGGAAAGGATGGTCAAGAGGTAGACGTTCACAAACATCTATCCTCCTTTGAGCTAGATTTCCAATCCTTTCATCTAGAGTAGGAATCATAGGTTCAAAGGTTGAATAGTTAACATTCAGCTTTTTATGGATTTTGGAGGCTGTTGAGGGGCTTTTGTTAATGGTTGGATACAATTCTCCTAAAGGTATATCATCTAGATTTAAGAAggatgaggatgatgatgagTCAGATGAAATGGAGGGGGTTGAGTCTGATTCTACATGAATTATATTGTCAGTGTGAGGAGAAGTTGTAATACCTTGCTGACTATCTGAGATAGTGGCTTTTGAGGAACCAGCAGCAGTGTTTAGAAGATGTCCTGCTTCAGAAGCGATCAACCCTTGAACTTCTTTAGCAGCCTTCAGCACTTGCTCAGCATCTGCACCAACATTTTCCCTTGTTATGCTGGATGTAGGGATGTTGGCCTGCTGGGCTAACTCCTCAGCTATCTGAAGTGCAGCAACATCCCTAGCTTGTTTCTTCCTCACTTCTCTTGTGACTAGCTCAGTTGCAGTCACTTCTTCCTCTTCATCAGATGCAGTAGCTTCCATTATTAGCTTTCTGATAGCATGCTTCCTCTTTTTCTTGGGAATAACAGGCTGTTCAGAAGCTGCTTGAGAGTTTGCAGCATCCTTGCTGCTTCTGATCCTGTTCTCTAAGACCTCTTCAGCATTAAGATTTTGAGCTTCTTCTTGAATTGTTGGCAATTCAGAATCATCCAATTGTTCAGAAGAAGACTTATTCTTCTTGTCCTTCTTTGCTTTCTTAGAGGCTTGTTCAGAACCTTCCTCTAAGTAAGCCTCTTTGCTGATTGCCTTCCTCTTAGTTTTCCTGCTCTTGGCCACAGGCAGAGCTCCTCCATACATTTCCTCAGGAACATCCCTCATGCTGATTTTAGTTCCAGTTGTTTCAAAGTATTCTTTGATGAAGTGCATCTTGTTTGCAGATTGGAGGGAAGTCCTTCATGAGTGCTGAGACTGCATGAGAGTCTTGCATATCTGAGCTCAACTTCTTGTAGCCATCTTTGCCAATTAACCTCATATGCCTCATGGTACCACCATTGATAATTCTCCCTGTTTCTGTTCCAAGTTGAGCATCTATGAAAAAATTCACATTGCTGAGAGCTTTTAAGATTCCTCCTTAATGGAAAATCTCAGACAGAAGTCTTCCATAAGGTATCCAACATATGTTCTTTTCTTGACTTTCCCTCAGTTGTTGAATCATATgcttgaaaatgtattttgGCACATTTGCATATTCTCTTGTAATGAACAAATGGAGGAATATCTTGTGCTCCAATGAAGGTTGATCATTGCCACCTCCTTTTGGTAGCAGATTTgcattttggatcttcagcatCATTCTCTTCTCCATGCCTAGATCAGCATAGACACCTTTAACATTGTTGTTGAAGATTGATTGGTTTACAATCTCGTTCCAGGGGCTATACTTTACATTCTTTATGCCACCCTTATAGGTTCCATGAGCTGGCCTTTTGAGAATGAAAGCAATCACCCTCTCAGATATGTGAACCGGAATTCCCATAATGCTCGATGTTATCTCTGTGCAATCAAAAGGTTCcaaacccatttcttctctagATTTCCCTTTCAATTCAAGGTATACCAGGAccttctcatcttcttcaagCTTGACTGCTTCTTTGTCGTAAATGATTGCTCTTACCCAGAAACGTCGAACCAGAGTCTGGTATGTAGGTCCATTCAAAAACTTGAAGTATTCTACTAAGCCTTGTGCTTCGTAGTACTTGCTGATATCACATCCATGATAAGCTAAGGAAGCAAAATCAACCGGATTTTCTGTTTGAACCTTAAGTTCCCATTCTTCCaaagacatggttcttcctttgattttataagCAGGAGCATCTTGTTGTTGCATCTTAGATGATGATCCAGG comes from the Medicago truncatula cultivar Jemalong A17 unplaced genomic scaffold, MtrunA17r5.0-ANR MtrunA17Chr0c18, whole genome shotgun sequence genome and includes:
- the LOC120577886 gene encoding RNA polymerase II degradation factor 1, which codes for MRDVPEEMYGGALPVAKSRKTKRKAISKEAYLEEGSEQASKKAKKDKKNKSSSEQLDDSELPTIQEEAQNLNAEEVLENRIRSSKDAANSQAASEQPVIPKKKRKHAIRKLIMEATASDEEEEVTATELVTREVRKKQARDVAALQIAEELAQQANIPTSSITRENVGADAEQVLKAAKEVQGLIASEAGHLLNTAAGSSKATISDSQQGITTSPHTDNIIHVESDSTPSISSDSSSSSSFLNLDDIPLGELYPTINKSPSTASKIHKKLNVNYSTFEPMIPTLDERIGNLAQRRIDVCERLPLDHPFQPSNIQPLNVIQPETNTESQKASEVASKEVTPEDSQQQQLETIPTSKQTVPEQFVSEQPQPETQPQTQTTPEQVVSEQLVSDQQPSSPTNSQSYPESDPMITSDASDVEEEPNNSSSDVIMESVSDQTT